A stretch of DNA from Natrinema halophilum:
GGATGGCTGGGGAACGGTAAGATGGCTTTTCGTCGATCCGGAACACCGCGGACGAGGCATCGGGACGGAGTTGTACGAGACCATGTCCGAAACCCTGCGCGATCGGGGTGCCGAACGAGTTTGCGTCACCGTCCTCGAGGCCAACACTGAAGGCCATCAGTTCGTCGAACGGTTCGGTCTCGAACACGACGGCGACTGGCGAGTCGACGTCGCCGACGAGTCGCTCGTGAAATACGTGTACACGGACCCGAGCGTCGATGCCGATCATCCGGCCGAGTCGACCGGCGCGGACTCTCAGGACGCCGACGAGGAGGGGTTCCCCGAAGCGGAGATGACCGACGGGACCCTGGCGTCGACCGACGATGGCGAGACGGTATACATCGACCGCAGCGAGGAAGAATCCGGCACGGCGGCGTCGTTTTTCGTCACCTACGAGGATGCCGACTTCACGGACCAGTACGGGTTCTACTGCGCGAACTGCGGTTCACTCGACATCTCCATGGACAACATGGATCGACTCGAGTGCGGGGACTGCGGAAATACCCATGCAGAGCGGTCCGGTGAATCGTACGACGACTCATACCTCTAGCCGGTGAGTCGCGAGGCTCCCCCGTGTCCATCCGGTTCCGAGTCGGTATCCGACCTCGAATCGGTTCATCACTTCGGAAAAAGGGGAATCACTTCGAAAAGGGGAATCACTTCGAAAAGGGGAATCACTTCGCGAAGATGCTGTCGGCCGTCGCCGCACCGACGACGCTGAAGACCGCACCGACGCTGACGGCCTTGAACGTGGTCAGTACGAGATCGCCGGTCGACTCGGTCTCGAGGAAAGTATCGGGTGCTCCAAACAGAAGCGCGAGGACGGTAACGGAGCCGAAGGTGACCAGCATCAGCGAGATAAATCGAACCGGAATGCCGGCGACCTCCTGCTCGTCGTCGGCATCGCGAGTCGTATCGGCCTTGTACAGCGCCGCGTAGCCGATGGTGAAGACAATGGCGACGATCGTAAGCGCCTGGGCGATGTGCATATTCCCCGCGAGCGTCCAGACTTCCTCCGTGACGACGAACGGACCCGCGAGCAAGAATCCCCCGATGATTTGCTGGGCCGAGTCCGCAAGCCGATACTCGGGCGGGCGACGAGGCCGTCGAAGTTTCATGGCGGAAGATGATGGGGAAGGGGTAAAACAGTCCCGCTCGATCGGGGTTAGACACTGATTCTCGATTCCGGCGGTGAGCAAGGAAGACCCGGGACGCGAGTTAGACGAACAGCAAAAGCGCGGCGTAACTTCCCGCACCGACGGCAAACGGCCAGAAGCGGCTCTCGCGGTCCGACGGGAGTTCCTCTTTGATACCGTTGAGGACGACGCCGCCGGCCAGGAACGGAACGAACACCGCGACGAGGAGTTCGGCCCCCTCGAGAGCGTAGCCGCCCACGAACCCGACGATGACGGCTCCCGACAGAATCCACCGACCCCGGTGTTGGTAGACCTGTCCATGATGTTCGCGAAGGCCGTCGTCCGTGACGACGAAGTGAAGCGCCATCGCGACGACGAAGAGGGTGATATTACCGAGTTCGGGGTCCCAGAGGAGAGAGCCGATGATCGCGTTGTAGAGCGCGAACGACCCGAGGTGAATCCAGAATACGGCGGTGGCGGGGATTCCGTCGGTCCGAGTGGCGCCTCTGTTCGCCCGTCGAGCGAGTTGCTCGAGACCGTAGAAGACGACGAATCCGAAAAGCGCGATCAGGTACCCGTACCGGTCGGCGAACACCATTGGTGTCCCGTGGCGCTCGATCGTCACTGCAGCCTCGTGGATGTCGGGGAGAAGATGGACGAACACGTACGCAACCGAGACGCCTCCCGCCACGGACAGCCATCGGCTCCGCGGGATTCGGCCGCCGACGCCGAGACGGCCGGCGAAGAGGTGCACCAGCGCGAGGACGGCCGCATACGCGAAGAGTGCCGGGACGGATGCAGCCGCCGGTTCAGGTGGGCGCATCGCCGGAGGCTACACGGCGGACGGCCAAGGTGTTTGGCCGGTCGACTTAATCGTCCGTACTCCGCGGCCGATCGCCCCCGATCGGCATCGCATCGCCGACCGTCCCTGCGGTTCGGCGGACGAGGCGTCGGAACGACCGGCGGCGGCGGACGAACAGCGCGGTCCCGAGGACGACGTAGATGGCGGTATAGATGAGCAACAACTCGGTACTCGTCACCGGCAAAATGACGAACTCGCGGATGATGACGAACTCGATGACGACCTGCGAGAGGAACAAGACGAGCAGCGTGAGTGCTTCCCTAACGGAGATCTGGAACCGGAGCAGGAGAGAGATGGCGAAAAACGACTGCGCGGCGGTCAGCCATATCTCCGCGGATTGTTTGAAGTCGAACGCGAGAACGCCGTACTGGCCGAGCGCGAGGGAGTGAACCACGACGAGCGTTCCGATGAGGAGCGTCCACTGGTTGAGTTTCGAGGAGATGAGCGCGTTGAACCCTGCGGTCGACCGCGCTTTGTTCACCAGGTAGATGACGACGATGAGTTCCGGCGATTCGGAGGCCAACGGCGCGATCCACTGAATCATGAAAAACGAGGGGATACCAACGTTCTGACCGAGAAGTTCGAGGCCGTGAGCGAAGGGTTCGACGGCAGTGAATATTATTCCGCCAGCGTACGCGAAGAGAAAGAGAACGACGGCGATCCGGCGCCCCTTCGGGAAGCGCTGCAGATACGCTGGCACGCCGACGTGTTCCGTCTCGGGTTCGGCCTCGCCGCGGAGGATGACGGCGATGTAGAGGACGTAGAGTCCCACGAGAACCAGCATGTCGAGGATATCGATGCCGTCGCCGAGCGGCACGAGAAACGCCCAGGCCGTCGCGGCCAGGAGAAACATGACTTCGAGACCGATATCGCGATCGAGGACGACGACGTCGGCGAGGAAGCCGGAACGCCGTTCGACGGCGGGATCGATCGACGACCCGCGTCGATAGATCGTAAAGAGGGCGATACCGGCCCAGCCGATGCCGATGAGGATTCGATTCGCACCCGTCATGTTGGCGACCGCAAGGTTCCCCGCTTCGATTCCGCGAGGAGTGCCGGCGAACTGACCCGCATCCCAGGCGTAGAGGGCGTCGACAGCGTATTCGGGTGCAACCGCCAGAACTGCGAGGACGGCGATCGCGAACGCTCTCGGTACGTCCTTCTCGGCCGTTTCAGCGGCCCATGCGAGCAGGAACGACGCTCCGAGAACGGCGAGACCGGTCACGATCACCGTCCCGAGAGTCGACGTCGATCGGACGAGCGCCGGTGCTCCGTACTCGAGTCCCGGGACGATGGCATTCACAACCCAGGGCAGAAGGGACGTCGTTCCCCACATGACGACCCAGGGAAATGTCAGTGCCAGTGCGATCGAAATGGGGGCAAGCGCTCGTCGTCTCATGAAGATCTATGGAGATGGATACTGCCCGAACGGGCATACATGATACGATGGCCGTTCGACTCCGGAAACGACGCTATTGCTGTGGCGCGCGTTCTTCGTAGGGCTGGACGACCACGAATCCGTCGGAGCCGGAGAAATCCAACTGGTGAGTTTCGTCGGAGGACGAGCCGATCATGTTCGAGAGACTCTTGTCGACGTAGCTGCCCGGGGAGAGAGAGCCGCTCCAGGCAACCGTCGCACTGGGATCGGTTCGAACCGGCGGCTGCAACACCAGCGGCTCGCCGTGGGTGGTAATCGCGACCGCACCTGGTCCGGAGAGGAAGACGTTGGTCATACCGCCGGCCGTGAACCCCGCGATGCTCTTCATCGTTCGAATTTCGTAGTCCACGCTGGACTCGAACGCGAGGA
This window harbors:
- a CDS encoding GNAT family N-acetyltransferase, encoding MEIREPTSDEAERIREVVDSSMTTSFRLSPNQIDAVTDDTFAEDAVAERLKDETTVLRVAETAAEIEGEAVTGFVEGRLEDGWGTVRWLFVDPEHRGRGIGTELYETMSETLRDRGAERVCVTVLEANTEGHQFVERFGLEHDGDWRVDVADESLVKYVYTDPSVDADHPAESTGADSQDADEEGFPEAEMTDGTLASTDDGETVYIDRSEEESGTAASFFVTYEDADFTDQYGFYCANCGSLDISMDNMDRLECGDCGNTHAERSGESYDDSYL
- a CDS encoding DUF2391 family protein is translated as MKLRRPRRPPEYRLADSAQQIIGGFLLAGPFVVTEEVWTLAGNMHIAQALTIVAIVFTIGYAALYKADTTRDADDEQEVAGIPVRFISLMLVTFGSVTVLALLFGAPDTFLETESTGDLVLTTFKAVSVGAVFSVVGAATADSIFAK
- a CDS encoding sodium:calcium antiporter; amino-acid sequence: MRRRALAPISIALALTFPWVVMWGTTSLLPWVVNAIVPGLEYGAPALVRSTSTLGTVIVTGLAVLGASFLLAWAAETAEKDVPRAFAIAVLAVLAVAPEYAVDALYAWDAGQFAGTPRGIEAGNLAVANMTGANRILIGIGWAGIALFTIYRRGSSIDPAVERRSGFLADVVVLDRDIGLEVMFLLAATAWAFLVPLGDGIDILDMLVLVGLYVLYIAVILRGEAEPETEHVGVPAYLQRFPKGRRIAVVLFLFAYAGGIIFTAVEPFAHGLELLGQNVGIPSFFMIQWIAPLASESPELIVVIYLVNKARSTAGFNALISSKLNQWTLLIGTLVVVHSLALGQYGVLAFDFKQSAEIWLTAAQSFFAISLLLRFQISVREALTLLVLFLSQVVIEFVIIREFVILPVTSTELLLIYTAIYVVLGTALFVRRRRSFRRLVRRTAGTVGDAMPIGGDRPRSTDD
- a CDS encoding AIM24 family protein — protein: MNVDEFVNANEPKEGGESFQLEHGKLLDIDLDGSVTTKTGSMIAYNGDISFKGKSSAEGGITGFIKEKATGEGTDVMEATGTGHLYVADQGKKIQILELEAGDEISVNGNDVLAFESSVDYEIRTMKSIAGFTAGGMTNVFLSGPGAVAITTHGEPLVLQPPVRTDPSATVAWSGSLSPGSYVDKSLSNMIGSSSDETHQLDFSGSDGFVVVQPYEERAPQQ